The genome window ATGAAAATGCACATGAAAGGgctgaaaagggaagaaatttgAACCAAAAGCCATGTTTCCAATCCCTGTTTATCTTTTGCAATTCCCTATGTGGTCATAAATGACCTCTGTTAAGTGTTACTGTGCCTTCATGATCAAATTGGGATCAAAGCTAAATCAATGATGGACAGCAGACTCCCAGATCCATGCAAACCACACCCCAGGGGCTCCTGACttccaaaaaaccaaaagtggATGCTAATTCTAATTCTGTGTATCAATAGGGTGGGTAAATGACCAAGGCACCAGTCCATGCTTTCAGgtcaaagaaaaacaagcacatCGGGAAAGTGAGTAAACACGATACACAAAGCTAGACAGGAGTTAAAGAATCACACAGAACTCATCCTGGGCAAGTCAGTCCCTGGCCTGAGGGCAGGAAGTAacatggcagcagtgcccagaagTGCAGGAGAGGGGAGTTAGCCCAGTGTGGACACACCAGCTATACCACCATGGCCACTCTCCATTCCTGTGCACATAAGCTGGTCTGGTGCTCAGCAAAAATGGCCCGTGATGCTTGGGAAGAGCTCAacctgcacagcactgcacGTACCTCCGGCCTCAGCCTGGATCTGCCCCTTGATGTAATTGGCAGAGAAAACGGGCTGCTCGATGGAGCATCCTTTCACCAAATAGAACGGCATCATGAAGGACAGCATAGGATCCTTGCCCTTGGTCACAAAGATCATCTGCAAGAGAGCGGGGAATGCTTCTGAATTACTTGAGTTCCATAGAGAGAGTGATGATGGAGCTCTCACTGTATCAGCATCCAAAAAGAGAGTGACTTCACCTCTAGTATGAGTATGCATTGAATTATTTCACAGCTTTAACACTGGGGATCCCCAACAGATTTGATGGCACATGGCTCACTGACCTGAGGCATGTACAATCCAAAATAATAAACCACTTAAAACACACCTGGACATTTACTGAGTTTTACTGCTCTGCTTTGTAAGGATAATCTATGAGAGTTTGCAAAGGAAGTATCATTGACTGACAcattatatgaaatatattCTCTAGATAGTGATTTCCAGGATTGCACGTGCCTTTGTAGGTGATTAGGATTGTGGCATAGGTATGGACTATCCCATTTCCACCTTTCCTTCTCCTACCTAGTGCTGTCAGTGGTCCCTTCCACAacaaaaatcccttcttctaTCATCAACTAGGTTTCTGGTTTAAAGTTTACATAATCCCTTGAGAAAGAAGCAACCCTACTGGCATCAGACTTACCCTGTAGGGGGTGAGATACAGCATTCCTTTTTTGGTGCCTTTGAAGATTTCAGGCTTGCCTGTCACGTCACTGAAGGAGAGCTCCACATCTTTGCACTGTTTGAGGACACTGCAGGAAGAAATCAGACAGATTGGAGAGACAAACTTGGTGACAGCTCTGACACATACCCTCatcacacagggcagggaacagcacAACAGAATCTGAGTAGTATCCTGAAGTCCTGCTGTGGCCCCTGCCATTTTGACTTTGAACAGAGAGGGATGATTTATGCAGACTGGAAGAATCCATCCTCTCATCTGAGACAagccctgcccctccttccACAAGGGCACCTTTAATATACAGGGCGGTTTCTGTCTCCGAAGGTGTCAGACTGAGGAATTCCACTCTACACACGAAGACCCTCAGCCCAAAGATCAGGGCACAGAAAGGGCTGAGGTGTCAGAAACCATCCCCTTGATGCCAAGGTGCAATCTCAGCGcattcctccctccccagcccatgCTCAAGTCAAGCCCACTGCACTGGGAAATGTGACACCACACCCACTGCGCAAACTGAGGAAGTGGCTGCACTGGAAGCCTCAGTGCTGACCCTGCCTCACGTGACTTGAGCAAGCTTTTGTAGTAAACAGTACCACGTTAAGGAATGAAGCAATGAGTCAGCAGGGTCAGCAATAAATACTGTTGGAGATCTACGGGAACAGTAGCAGAGTTTCCTAATGACACAAACCCAAATGAGAATTGTGAATGCTGCAGGGTCAGGGATATAGAGTTGCAtgaaaaagtaaatatattttcataaaaaatgaGGCATCTTGGGAAAGCACGTCACTGAGTCTATGGTGCAGATCTAAACATACCACATAGTAAGAAAATCTGCAGAATAAACAAAAGAACCTTGAGGGTGATAAACCCTCAGCGTGTTACAGTGGCAGAAGACTCCCAGGTGTTTTATGGTTCAAGAGCATGAAAAACCAAGTGACAAAACCCTAAACCAACACAAGCCTGAATGGGCTGGATCTAAAATAATCCTTATGAATTCTGCTCAGCATACTGTAGAAGTCAAATAAAGTCAGGAAACTGTGCAATTatttggggaagggaggaatCTTCAGGGCCACCATAtggaaaaacaaccaaaagcCCCATAGTCTCAAGTAGTTTGCTGTTTAGGGAAGAGAAGAACACTGTAGATGTATATGAAAAATGCAGCTACTCAAGAATAAACATGTTGAAAAGTCCAGCTTTGATGAGAAAAAACAACCTGACCAAGAAATTCTACTGGAACACTACTTCATAGCTGAGCTAGATGGAGATTCTCAGACTTGCTGAAAGGGACAGATTTATGAGACAGCAGAGGTCTTTCCATTTCCAAAATGCAAGGGGGAAACACATATTCTAAGCTAAATACAACCATCTTTTTGACAGCTTTAATCTTACCAGAACACTCCCTCAACCATGTCTTGTAGCAGCATTTCACATAATTTTGCCTCACTGGGAAGAATTTCTATGCAGTCACTGTAATGTTTACTGCTTTGCAGCTACTCACACAAGCAAATAACATGCAGCCACACCACAGAGAGTAATGAGGCTGCTGAACCAGTCTGCACCTGCATGCCTTCCAGGGCTGTCACAGAGACTGTGCACCCTGTGGAGCCGCACTGCCCTCACTTGTGACTGAGCAGCACCCCAAAGAATGTATGGTTTTATGATCTCAAGCCAATGTGAAggcttggaagggatcttaaagattaCCTGGtcccaacctccctgccatggccaccttccactagatcagtTTGCTCAAGGCATTATCCAATccagccttgaacactgccaagGCCACAGCTCATCTGGGCAACCCATTCCAGTGCCCCACCACGCTCAGACTGAAGAATTCTTCCTGAAGTTTagcctaaatttcccctctttcagcttgtacccattactccttgtcctagcactgcagctccagatGAAGAGTCCCTCTGTGCCTTCCCTGTGGGTCCTgttcagatactggaaggttgcagtgaggtctccacaacaaccttctcttctccaggctaaacagccccaaTGTTCTCAGCTTGCCTTCATAGAGGAAGTGCTTCATTCCTCTTACCAACTTCACggccttctctggacttgctccaacagtttAATATCCTTCTtatgctggggaccccagagctggatgcagcactgcaggtgaggTCACACCAGAGTGGAATACAGAGGTAGAACCACCTCCCTTGACCTTCTACCCACGCTGCTTTTGGTGCAGCCCCAGGATTCAAAGGGTAGAAAAATCTCCTTTAACATGAGCTCAACATGTCAGAGAACCTTCCTGGCTGAAGTATGAGGAGTCAGCTTCAAACTCAAGATGGAGCATATTGTTCAAGTGTAATTTTCCTATTGATCACCAGACCCAAACCAACTCCTTTGATCCTTTTACTTCGATCCTTTACTGGGCCTCGGGTTTCTAGGATTTCTCGTGCCAGGATGCTgggagcacccagcaggaccgGACTGAAGCCCCAATCTGTTCAGCTGGTCGGTCAATCCCCGCTCGGGGCAAGGCAGGCTGGGCTTCCACGGAGAGGCGCTTCTCCCGCAGAGGAACTCTGAATTCAAGTTCCTCACTTACGAATTCAAGTGACCAAGACTCCTACCTTAAAcagtctctgcctctctggCGTCACTAAGTGCATGACCTTACAAAACCCCAATTCCTTGACTTGTACAAGCAATGGTAGCCGCAGTCTTCACCCAGGACGCCCGCCGGAGCGGCTTTAAGGACGCCGGAGCTTCCGCGGTGAAGTCGGGGCAGCTCTACGGATTCCAGCCAAGCCTGCCCCACACTGCCCGCCCCCGCCCTGCCAGGGAGCCCTTCAGTAACGCAGACCCCCGGCCGAGCCGGGCCTGCGCGGCCAAGCAGGCAACGGGGGTCGCCCCAGCGGGAACCTCCCACCACCGGGCCCCGCCGTCCCGGCcctgctgaggggacagggggcgAGGATGACGCGCCCGACCCTCCGGTACCTCTCGGCATTGGGGATGACGACACCGCCCTGCTGCGAGTGGTTCCTGTTCAGCGCCATCTTtgccccgccggccccgcccctgACGCGGTGACGGCAGTGACGTCACATCCAGCGCAGCCCCGCCCCGGGGACGCATTCCcgctggccccgccccccgcggcGCGCGCGAGGCGGAAGTGAGAGGGAAGCGAGGCGGAAGTGAGAGGCGGTGCCGTGTTGGTTTAATGGCGGCCGGTGGCTCTGAGGCGTGGCCCCGCTCGGCCCCTCCTGGCCCCGCGCCGGGCCGCACAACGAACCACAGACACTGGTGCCTACACGTAGTCCTGCTCGCTCCTCTGGCTCTCTCTGCTCAGGGCAACCACGTCTGTTCGCTGCCGTGGTTGCCTTGGTGGAAGTTGCCCAGCATTTGCTGGGCTTGGCAAAGTTTTTCTGGCGATCGGCCTCTGTGCTGAACAGCTTATGAGCCTCCGAATGTGCTGAGCGGGCCTCTCTGGTGTAAGGTTTAGACTCTTCCCCTCTGCAGCATCACTCGGGATATCTCAGGGGAAGAGCTGACTTGCTGTGGTTATCCTGGAACTCAGCTGGTGGCGCTCGATTCAGACTTTTCCCAGCTTATCCATTCACAGAGGCTTCTTCCCAACAGTATCTCCCGTTGTCATGCCAcgtgggattttttttcttttttttcttttttttttttgtttgtttgtttgtttttttttttttgttttgtttttgcccTTTGTAGACTTCCTGGTAGGATATCGGCATGAGCAGATGGCAGTGAGGAGTACCTGAGCATGTTTTTCTCACAAGGTTTTACGGATCATTTAAAAGTAGTCTATGATCCAACAAGAAATTACAGAGCAGGGTGTAAAAACCACGTtattacaaagaaataaaaattcctaaACCTATAGGGCAAAACACACAACCTTGTCCTTGAAATCCACATTGCAGGCAAAGGAAAGTCTCTCTCTTCTGTTGCGTGggtctgctttgctttttgctttctttaagcAGGGCAGCATTGCATCTCCACCCTAACCCTTGGCTGGGCCCAAAAGCCATAAAGATTACTATTCTGTAGCCCAGGGTGAAGGGATGAGACATGGCTTCATGCTTCAGTGCTGTGAagaagcagagccctggcagtgtctTTGACGAGGTTCACATCTTTGATGTCCttgggctgagcagggccagctgtATGGCAGCATGGGTGGCAGCGTGGCCACATGGTTTCTGCAGGGGTCCATGGAATGGCTGCTGGCACCAGTGACaaggctcctgctccctgcaggaccGAGGAGCCTGGTGCAGGGGGAGGGTGTGCAAGGCTACATGCACACACTGCATACAGGAACACCAGGAGCTGTGAACGTGGGTGGGGAAAGGACGAGGAAGTGCTGGAATGGCCCTCatgtcccagtgctgctgagaaTGGCTGATTTGTGTGGACAGGTGGGAGTGAGAGTGAAGAGAACCTTTGCTTTGCAGTGACATCACCAGAGAAAGCCACACGATGGACACACGCTCCCGACAGTTTTGCTAAGGCTTGGAGAACCCCAttgccagccctggcccccacacagctccatcaaCCAACATCAAGTTTGACTTGAGTCATCCTCTGCTGctcatttgctgttttcttcctcctccctccagtGCCAGCCTTTCCAATCCCCATCCCAAGCCCTGCACTTCCCCCTGCTGAGTGCCAGGCCACGGCATTCCAAGTGTGCGTTTTAAGTGTGGCTGGCAACTCTCCTggaggggacagcccctgccagccacGTGACAGGCAGACACTGCCAGCCTCAGGACATCTCTGGTcttctcccctccttccttctgcccAGACAGCCCTGACACTTTTGACCTCGCTCAGGGACACCCAGACTGTGCCTCTTTCTGCTCACAGGTCTTTAccttccctccccatcccctccaggGAAAGGTAAAACAACAGCTTCTCAACAGGACACAAAAGCACATTGTTAAGAAGGTGTGAGAGcttgggagaaggaggaaacagcctggagaagaggaataTTCAAGTACTTGGAGAAATGAAGGAGAGACTTAAAGGataaaaaccaggaaagaaaagaaggaagaaagctATGGAGGGCTAAAAGGGAATGAGGACAAAAGCACAGGAGTGGAGGAGGACATGGCACAGTAAGAGAGCAGAGGAACAGCACTGCTACAGTAGCAAATGCAGCCATTTCAATGAGGAGAATGGGGAAGAGGTATCTCTTGTGCCCCACCCTGGCCCAGTGCTTCTCAATGCATGGCTCTTTGCACTCCTCCAAGATCCCCAAGGTGGTATGCCATGGAGCTGTCCCTGGGGGAGGTCCCAGCAGGGACTCCCTGTGGCActgtcctccctgtgctcacacagcagaGGGGCCATCTGTGGGGAAGGGTTTGGCCAGgacctgctcagtgctgctggagagagacCACTGCAGCAGGGCCATGGGGTGACTCCCTGAGCTGGGGTGACCCCAGCACAGCTTGGTCTGATCTGCACAGAGTCGAATGCCTGTGACATAAGCGTGGCTTTTGACCTTCGTGCTGGGCAGGGCAAATGcaccctctgcagcaggaacacaTTCTTTCCCCCggggttttgcttcttttggaAAATATATCCATTTTCCCCAAGTACTTTGATGCTTCTCAAACAGATGCTACAGGCCAAGAACTAATTCTGTCTCCTCCCACCAGTCACTTGCTCTGAACCACAAAACAGTGCCAGTCTTCTCTCATCTACCCTGTTCCAAGCTGCCATTTCCCCTTGGGAAGCCACAGCAAGAAAAGGGGATTAATTGCCAGGCCACCATGCCCTCAGACCAACCAGCTGCCTTTACACCCAGGGAAGATCCAAGAGAAATCTCTGCTGACATCTCTTGAAACATACATGCATTGACTCGACCATCTCTCCCAGAGTCTCTCCTTGCCTTGTGTCCAAGTGATAAAAACAGGACTACAGCATGCCCCACACCTCCCCCCTCCAAAATCCACGCCCCTAGAAATCCTTCCCCCCCAACACTATTTCCCCCAGACAAGATACACAGCTGAGACACagaaaggagagcagggaagctGGGGGACAGTGCACTGTGCACAAACAGACCGAGGATGGGGACACTCTGGGAGGGCCGGGGggatgccctgtccctgtccggCACACAGGGAGGCACACGCACGCCGCACGCACTCACACTCGCATCCTCTCACTCCCACGTGCTGCAGAGACAGGCCCGTGGCTGAGCCGGGGTAGCAGGGGCGGGTTGTCTGGCCAGAGTCACCAGGTGACCGTGGAGGGGGAGGCTCTTTCACAGGTTACTTTCGTGGTTTTCCTCTGTCTCCACAGTCATGGGGGGCAGCCCTCCGTTGTCATTCAGCCGTTTGGCCCTGTAGGTCTCATAGTGGATGTTGTGGGTCACTTCTTTTAGGTCCTGAAGGTGGGTCCTAAAGGGGACAAAGTAGGTTGAGAAAGAGGATATGATAGCCAATATCAGCACAGTAAGTATTATTCTTCTGATGATAATTTTATTCCCAAAATAGATGGAAGATTTTTTCAGTCAGTCAGTTTAGCTAATTATTGTTGCCCCTCTTTCTGCATGGATAGCATGGGTGCCATCATACACAACTGAGAGCTAGAGCATCAGCATTTGAGAACACACAGGCAGGATGCAGGACACGGGCTGAAGTTCCTGGCTGTGCTTGCCAGTGCTCTGCCCTTCTCTCACCTGTGCAACTGGCCCAGCCACTGGCCCTCCTGGTGTGTCAGAGCAGACTGGGGCTTATCTGAAGCAGTGGTGAGGCAAGGAAGCAACAGGAGGTGTATCAGGTTCACTGCAGATCATAAGCTGCAGAACACTGCTGTGAGCATCATCCCTGACCTCCACACACAGCTTGGGGGCTTGGATTGTTACAGGCTTTGTGATGATCATTTGGGTAGGATGTTTTTACTGAAAGACTTTGGAAAAGCACCTCTGCTGCAGAAGGtattacaaaacaaaaagaggaaagtAGGGTGATGTCAAAGCATTGTACCTGGCCAAATGTCTCAACAGCACCATACCCACAAGTGGAAATAGCCACAGGGCTTTGGTTTTGaactgtatttctctttttatagGGAAGAGAGGTCACCCTGAATCTACAGCTCTCCTGCAGAATTTGTGCTGAGGCAGCTTCATGAAACAGAGTAGAAATAAGACAGGACAATGAAAGCAATTGAAATATGAAGATTTTTCACTTCCAGCTCATATGTTCTAGCACATCCTTCAACCTGGAAGGAAACAATCTAGGATGTGGTAGTGACCTCTTTATTACTGACCTGTTGTCAGCAGCAAATAAAAGTTTTTGCAACcttaatgggattttttaaacTCCCTTAATGGGAGTTTTTGCAACCTTATGAGGGGTGGTAGtatcctgcttttctccaggcATCCAGCTCATACATGAAAACTAGCACCTACCTGACACAGTGTCACTAAGAGAGGCACTAGAATATCTACCCTTTAACTCAATCCAACCCTATACCACATAAGCTTTCACTGCCTGAAATTtactttatttcccttttagtAGGGGCTATTTCATTCTGACTGGATCTCAGGAAGACTCCCAGCACATCAAAAGCAAACTGGTGCATGACCATGACCTTACCTGATGACAAAATCTCGAAGTAGGGCAAATTCACAGTGATTGAGGTTTTccactgaaaagaaagcaaggaattgttacatttgattttttaacAGCCCCTTTGTGGTTATAGAGCATGGGAAAGTCACTGCCATGGGGGCAGGTTCCAAGTGGGTAGAGCTTGCATGCTTCAGAAAGGACAGACACTTGTCTGAACGCCACGCTGTGGAGCACTGGGGAGACACACTAAGAGATACTGAGCAGTCACACatgaattttcatttgaaaagcaagGCAACCTCAGGAGCTTAGCTTCACACACCATGGTGTTCAGAGTGGCTCCAGCTTCTGCCAGGTGGTGACAGTGGCACCATGTAGACCATGGCAGTTCCCTCCTGGCACAGGTATTTTAGAATTCTCCTTTTGGCTGGTTTCAAGCAGTTTGTCACAAATGGGATGGGAAGGTAGCCACAGGACATGCTATCTGGACCCTTGTCTATTACTGTGATATGCAGACAATACTTTCAGCTCCCATAAGCAAGAGGTTTTTTACCTTCAATGATTCCCCAAGGTGTTTTCCTGCCCAGGACTCTTTTGCCATTCACTTGGTACTCCTTGTCACTGCCCACTACTGCAAAGGGCATGCTTTCCTGCTGGGGAGAGACACATGGAAAGATCCATTGAACCCATTCCAGAGACAAGCACCACCATGGTTCCCCATCCACCTTTCCACCTCTCAACTCAACAAACACAAGGCCTTCTCCAAGGGAAGAGATTCTCCAGAGCAAAACTTCACTGGCTGTCCTTTTCACCCCTCAGTGCTATCCCTAGAATTCTGGACTCTTGCTTTCCAGGTGTTCTTGCACCCCAGCAAGCTGTGTGGGTAGCTTGGAGCAGTGCCAAGGGCTccggagctggggcagagctttTCTGCACCTATCTCCAGCATTTCTGAGGAGGGGAATGACCAGAGAAGGAGGATCTgtcagcccagagctgctcataTGGATAGTTCAAGGTGAGTATTTCTTGACAGATTTGTAGTTCTTTACAATAGAAAGACGGGACTCAAATAATCCTTCCCCATAAGCCACATGAACATTCATCAAGTTTAATGGCTGAAATATACCGAGGAAAGCCAGAAATGGAGTAAGTATGCAGCTTTCCAGGGAAGTAGGACAGTAGGTGAAGCTATTGGGGACCCAGATATCTCTAAGCACAGGGAGAAACTATCTGTTTCCAGAGCACAGAGTGCAGGAGACTCTGTGATCCATAGGGTTGTGCAGCTGTTCACTGCTGCTTTACTCTGTTTTACAGATATCCCTGGAAAGAGACTGCAATTACCACAGGAATGGAGattaaaaagcagtttatttctTATATGTGAGGGCAATAATGCTGAAGTGCAGAACAAAATGTGGTGCCCTCCTCATCcacccttcccctcccacaATAAAATGTTTCCTACCCTGATTTTGTCGTTCTCTGTTTTATCCTCCAAGTCCTCATCAAATTCTTTCTGGGGATAAAACTCAATCCCATTTACTTCTAGTTCCTTGCGCACCTAATCAGAAAGACATTTTGGagcacaaagcagcacaaacCTGAAGGGAAGGCAGTTGGCAAGTACATCTTGGGACATCCTTCCAGTGGGCAGAAGTTGGAGGGATTGTCCCAAGGAAGTGCACAATAAAGTGAGAACACAAGGCAGCAATGATGAGTCTGTTTCCCAACCTCAGTTACTTGCCTGGCTCTCCAGTTCCCATGACAGAACATATCACAAGACATCACAAGGATACAcacatttcttccttctctaACAGATGCCCTCAGAAATATAAACAGCAGCATCTTTAGGACTTAACCCAGCAACCCAGCACTGGACTCTGTGCACACCCTGGGGACTGCACTGCAATCCCAGGAAGAAGGATACCACCCATTTCTCCCACCTCcaagccagggctgggaaggatcCCATCCAGAAGAGGAGATACTCACTCTTTGTTTGAATTCGGTCTTCTCCTCCAAGGTCATGGTGTCAGCCTTAGCAATAACTGGGATGATGTTCACTACCTTGCTGAGATGTTTCATGAACTCCAGGTCCAAAGGCCGCAAGCTGCAGCCCAAGAGGGAACAAGATGGAAGGGGTCACTTTTTACCCTCCCAGCTTTTCATCCTAATGACTGTCCAAGAGCCAGGGCACAAGTGAACCCTCCCTTGTACATACCCTGCTTGCTGCCACCATGTTCTCATCTCCTTCTTCCCATCCATTCTGCCCTCTCCCAAAAACCACAGTGGCATTTCTCCCGCTCTTGTAATCTTAGACCCTTTCAagccccacagctcccaaagTTAGGCTAAACAGTGCCCAGTCCTGCTGGATCCATGTCTGAGGTGCAGCAGTGTAGGGTGTATATCTGGCACAGAGGGCTGGCACCAAGGGCTGGAGGAAGGACAAGGGACAGTGTACATACGAGTGCCCTGTAGGAGAGATGAAGTAGAGGCAGCAGTGCACGCGTGTGTCTGGAATTCGTTTCTTCCTTGCAATATTCACCTCCTCTTTCAAAAACTTTTCATATTGCTCGTTGATGTATTTCTCAATAGGCTCCCAGCTGTTAGAGTGGGAAAGAGAGATGAATAGACTGGTACAAATCTCCTCGTGTTCCTGCCCACAGTGTTCCCAGCTCTGACAGGAGCAAAACAGTCtcaggcattaaaaaaaatccacctgaAGCATCTCGCCATCAGCACAGATGATTAAGAGTTTCTGTAACTGGCCACAGAAATAAGCACTCACCATGTAATATGTGCATACCCccagtcacacacacagacccaTGGTTTCACAGTCCCACAGCCCCATTATCAGTCCCCAAGTGCAATAGGATCCCAGATGCTTTCAAGGGCCAAGCAGATGACAGTCACTCATATACCATCTTAACTTCAGCCCTTTCTGAGACACAAGGCCTTGACCTTGTAAAACTCACCAGTTCTCATTGTTGATCTGGTCTCCAAATCCTGGTGTGTCAATCACTGTCAGCTTCATTTTGACACCACCTTCTTCAATGACTGGGGGAAAATTGCAAACAATCATACTCCTCCCTGGGGACATGCTCTGTCATGAAACATGTCTTTGTGTCCCACAAGGGAACAAgagagctctgccctcatccctgcccagcaAGCATAATCAGACCAGCTTGTGTCATGCCTCAACAATTGTGACCCTCATTTCCATGTCTGACCCCAAATTTTGGTAATATCGACACAAAAGCCACCTTACACCACTCTGTCACAGGAAAATGGATTTGTGCTCAGTCAGTGGCCCAAAGGGAGTACCTACCCTAACACAACTTCTCCCCTCTAATGCATCATCCTGAATCTGAGATGATGCTCATTACCCTGCACCACCACAGGAGTTGTTCTGATGCTTTGTGAGAAGATGTGCATTACCAGGCTTGGGATGAGAACCAACAATGCAACTTGTGTAGCTTATCAAATGTAACTGCAGGTGAACATGACTTACAGCAAGGCTTAATCCACAACTGCAGACTAATGTCTTAGTGAAGTCTCTATTTGTCTACCCCTCACTTTTGGCTGTGGCAACAGGGGCCTATCAGTTTAAGAAGAGCCTTGTCTGTCTCTGAGGCCGTCTAAACTGTCCTTTATAGCTTCCTATGGAGAAAGGGCTGCCTAATACCAAAGAACTCTTTGCACAGACTGCTGGGATCTTCTGCAAGGCTATGCCGAGACATCAGTACTGCTTccaccccagcagcctggctctTACCATGCCCAATGGCTTTGATCTCCACTGTCTTGGGGATTTTCTCCTCCCGGTTCCAGCCTGAAGATTTGCGGCTCACCTGGGATTTGAAGAGGGTGTTTACCAGTGTTGACTTTCCCAGTCCACTCTGACCTGAAGATTGCAGAGAGGAAGAGATTGCAGA of Molothrus ater isolate BHLD 08-10-18 breed brown headed cowbird chromosome 5, BPBGC_Mater_1.1, whole genome shotgun sequence contains these proteins:
- the SEPTIN3 gene encoding neuronal-specific septin-3 isoform X1, whose protein sequence is MQSRERASPSKDTSSQRQPHGSPGTGPVDSKNEAAMSELVPEPRQKPVVPMKPMGINTSLLGYIGIDTIIEQMRKKTMKTGFDFNIMVVGQSGLGKSTLVNTLFKSQVSRKSSGWNREEKIPKTVEIKAIGHVIEEGGVKMKLTVIDTPGFGDQINNENCWEPIEKYINEQYEKFLKEEVNIARKKRIPDTRVHCCLYFISPTGHSLRPLDLEFMKHLSKVVNIIPVIAKADTMTLEEKTEFKQRVRKELEVNGIEFYPQKEFDEDLEDKTENDKIRQESMPFAVVGSDKEYQVNGKRVLGRKTPWGIIEVENLNHCEFALLRDFVIRTHLQDLKEVTHNIHYETYRAKRLNDNGGLPPMTVETEENHESNL
- the SEPTIN3 gene encoding neuronal-specific septin-3 isoform X4, translating into MSELVPEPRQKPVVPMKPMGINTSLLGYIGIDTIIEQMRKKTMKTGFDFNIMVVGQSGLGKSTLVNTLFKSQVSRKSSGWNREEKIPKTVEIKAIGHVIEEGGVKMKLTVIDTPGFGDQINNENCWEPIEKYINEQYEKFLKEEVNIARKKRIPDTRVHCCLYFISPTGHSLRPLDLEFMKHLSKVVNIIPVIAKADTMTLEEKTEFKQRVRKELEVNGIEFYPQKEFDEDLEDKTENDKIRQESMPFAVVGSDKEYQVNGKRVLGRKTPWGIIEVENLNHCEFALLRDFVIRTHLQDLKEVTHNIHYETYRAKRLNDNGGLPPMTVETEENHESNL
- the SEPTIN3 gene encoding neuronal-specific septin-3 isoform X3 yields the protein MFKGPVDSKNEAAMSELVPEPRQKPVVPMKPMGINTSLLGYIGIDTIIEQMRKKTMKTGFDFNIMVVGQSGLGKSTLVNTLFKSQVSRKSSGWNREEKIPKTVEIKAIGHVIEEGGVKMKLTVIDTPGFGDQINNENCWEPIEKYINEQYEKFLKEEVNIARKKRIPDTRVHCCLYFISPTGHSLRPLDLEFMKHLSKVVNIIPVIAKADTMTLEEKTEFKQRVRKELEVNGIEFYPQKEFDEDLEDKTENDKIRQESMPFAVVGSDKEYQVNGKRVLGRKTPWGIIEVENLNHCEFALLRDFVIRTHLQDLKEVTHNIHYETYRAKRLNDNGGLPPMTVETEENHESNL
- the SEPTIN3 gene encoding neuronal-specific septin-3 isoform X2, which produces MQSRERASPSKDTSSQRQPHGSPGTGPVDSKNEAAMSELVPEPRQKPVVPMKPMGINTSLLGYIGIDTIIEQMRKKTMKTGFDFNIMVVGQSGLGKSTLVNTLFKSQVSRKSSGWNREEKIPKTVEIKAIGHVIEEGGVKMKLTVIDTPGFGDQINNENCWEPIEKYINEQYEKFLKEEVNIARKKRIPDTRVHCCLYFISPTGHSLRPLDLEFMKHLSKVVNIIPVIAKADTMTLEEKTEFKQRVRKELEVNGIEFYPQKEFDEDLEDKTENDKIRESMPFAVVGSDKEYQVNGKRVLGRKTPWGIIEVENLNHCEFALLRDFVIRTHLQDLKEVTHNIHYETYRAKRLNDNGGLPPMTVETEENHESNL